The following are encoded in a window of Cervus canadensis isolate Bull #8, Minnesota chromosome 11, ASM1932006v1, whole genome shotgun sequence genomic DNA:
- the LOC122449251 gene encoding formin-like protein 5 produces the protein MHSRSHSHSEEHTHTLPTPPAHSRRRTPDAMTHAAQRPPALPPRSRSRQPSSRRPRPPLPHCLQLRTKPPAPSPPPPPGRGRRAGGRGRTGRAAAGTDLRAARALSPGPGAPSGAVSPPGSARPRGAWGCASSAATVSQSASSSGRLAVGPRAPARRSVRPPPPPPGRRLLHSRPAEDARFAAAAPRPLPSPPPPSAR, from the coding sequence ATGCACTCGCGCTCACACTCACACTCggaggagcacacacacaccctgcccaCACCCCCGGCACACTCACGCCGCCGCACACCCGACGCGATGACACACGCAGCACAAagacccccagccctgcccccacgcTCACGTTCACGCCAGCCCTCGTCCCGCAGGCCCaggccccccctcccccattgTCTCCAGCTCAGAACAAAGCCCCCGGCTCCGTCGCCGCCACCGCCGCCCGGGAGAGGCCGGCGGGCCGGCGGGCGCGGCCGGACGGGCCGGGCGGCCGCGGGCACTGACCTCCGCGCGGCGCGGGCTCTCTCGCCCGGTCCTGGGGCGCCGTCCGGCGCGGTCAGCCCCCCGGGCAGCGCCCGCCCGCGCGGGGCCTGGGGCTGCGCATCGTCCGCCGCCACTGTCTCTCAGTCCGCGAGCAGCTCCGGGAGACTGGCCGTCGGTCCGCGCGCCCCCGCCCGTCGATCGGTCcgtccgccgccgccgccgccggggcgCCGCCTCCTCCACAGCCGCCCCGCGGAGGATGCGAGATTCGCCGCCGCGGCcccgcgccccctcccctcccctcccccgccctccgCGCGGTAA
- the MRPL17 gene encoding 39S ribosomal protein L17, mitochondrial: MRLSFAVAISHGRVYRRLGLGPESRIHLLQNLLTGLVRHERIEASWARVDELRGYAEKLIDYGKLGDTNERAMRMADFWLTEKDLIPKLFQVLAPRYQGQNGGYTRMLQIPNRNQQDRAKMAVIEYKGNCLPPLPLPRRDSNLTLLNQLLQGLRQDQEASTHSSRLAQTPEV, from the exons ATGCGGCTGTCTTTCGCCGTCGCGATCTCCCACGGCCGCGTATACCGCCGCCTAGGCCTTGGTCCCGAGTCCCGCATCCACCTGTTGCAGAACTTGCTTACGGGACTGGTGCGACACGAACGCATCGAGGCGTCATGGGCACGCGTGGACGAGCTGAGGGGCTACGCCGAGAAG CTCATCGACTACGGGAAGCTGGGAGACACCAACGAACGAGCCATGCGCATGGCTGATTTCTGGCTCACG GAGAAAGACTTGATCCCAAAGCTGTTTCAAGTACTGGCCCCTCGGTACCAAGGTCAGAATGGGGGCTACACGAGAATGCTGCAGATCCCAAATCGGAATCAGCAGGATCGGGCCAAAATGGCAGTCATTGAGTACAAAGGGAACtgtctcccacccctgcccctgccacGCAGAGACAGCAACCTTACACTCCTAAACCAGCTGCTTCAGGGGCTGCGGCAGGACCAGGAAGCAAGCACCCACAGTTCCCGCCTAGCTCAAACACCAGAGGTTTAA